Proteins co-encoded in one Trichoplusia ni isolate ovarian cell line Hi5 chromosome 28 unlocalized genomic scaffold, tn1 tig00002285_group27, whole genome shotgun sequence genomic window:
- the LOC113506862 gene encoding uncharacterized protein LOC113506862 — protein sequence MGVQTDTWDMVINYLVVSKLDAETIKLWEQQISITCNNDIPCWSELKAFLEARFRALDMIESTKIKTVQPKSVAKPKVFHSKVSSSSGGKGPEAKCALCDGEHYIYSCEKFGEKAPKQRQEFVQTKKLCFNCLAPSHSVSKCRQSSCCRKCGRRHHTLLHFERGQYIEKPKQGETSSSGIANDKSTGISEWSELKDLELADPGFATLGRIDILLGAEVYSDVLLDGVIKHPLSNLLAQNTMLGWLKEDEMLKLFWELENEPNIIQKRLSKEEERCEEYYEATTTRDMEGRYVVRLPFKDHHPEGKPNGLKEIAAKRFELLEKKFAKNSKYHEEYSKVLEEYIDLNHMIEVEPKDINNSKAVYLPHHGVIRADKDTTKLRVVFDASCYGTNHVSLNDNMLVGPKLQQDLRHILMRWRTHRVCMTADIIKMYRMVRVAEEDTDYQRLLWRPTTRSETEDEAISIYKDMNKLLNLGGFELQKWSSNNENVLKYMGINKRDDHELPLKVNSLVKVLGVNWNRETDNFVYSLNLPETKEPITKRRVLSDVAKLYDPLGWIAPVVVIAKFMIQKLWKMGLGWDDTISEELTSEWLQFRDNLAHIKSVSIPRWLQCSNTSTIELHVFADASQAE from the exons ATGGGTGTGCAGACTGATACCTGGGATATGGTAATTAACTATTTAGTTGTGTCGAAGTTGGATgctgaaacaataaaactgtGGGAACAACAAATTAGTATAACCTGTAATAACGACATACCCTGTTGGTCGGAATTGAAAGCATTTCTAGAAGCGAGGTTCAGAGCTTTAGATATGATAGAgagtactaaaattaaaacagtgcAACCCAAATCAGTAGCGAAACCTAAGGTTTTCCATTCAAAAGTTTCCAGCAGCAGCGGCGGAAAAGGGCCCGAAGCAAAATGTGCCTTGTGTGATGGTGAACATTACATCTATTCTTGTGAGAAATTTGGAGAAAAAGCACCAAAACAACGGCAAGAATTTGTGCAGACGAAGAAACTATGCTTCAATTGCTTGGCGCCTTCACACTCCGTGAGCAAGTGTCGACAGTCGTCGTGTTGCAGAAAATGTGGACGGCGTCATCACACCCTTCTGCATTTCGAGAGAGGACAATACATCGAGAAACCAAAGCAAGGTGAAACTTCAAGTTCAGGTATAGCGAACGACAAATCTACAG GTATTTCTGAGTGGTCAGAGTTGAAAGATTTAGAGCTAGCTGACCCAGGATTTGCAACACTAGGGAGAATAGACATTCTCCTTGGAGCCGAGGTGTACAGCGACGTCTTGTTAGACGGCGTTATCAAACATCCTTTAAGTAATCTTTTAGCACAAAACACAATGTTAGGTTGG CTGAAAGAAGATGAAATGCTTAAGTTATTTTGGGAGCTAGAGAACGAGCcaaacataatacaaaaaagATTGTCAAAGGAAGAAGAAAGATGTGAAGAGTATTACGAAGCTACAACGACCAGAGACATGGAAGGAAGATATGTGGTAAGATTACCATTCAAGGACCATCACCCAGAAGGTAAACCTAATGGATTAAAGGAAATAGCTGCAAAAAGGTTTGAGTTACTAGAGAAGAAATTcgctaaaaatagtaaatatcatGAAGAATACAGCAAGGTTTTGGAAGAATACATTGATTTAAATCACATGATTGAAGTGGAGCCTAAGGATATCAATAATTCTAAAGCAGTGTATTTACCTCACCATGGCGTTATAAGAGCAGATAAGGATACAACAAAACTTCGAGTAGTCTTTGATGCTTCGTGTTATGGTACTAACCATGTTTCTTTGAACGACAATATGCTTGTGGGTCCTAAGCTGCAACAGGATTTACGTCACATACTGATGAGATGGAGGACACATAGAGTCTGCATGACGgcagatattataaaaatgtatagaatgGTGCGAGTAGCagaagaagatacagattaTCAAAGGTTACTATGGAGACCAACGACGA GAAGCGAGACGGAAGATGAAGCTATTAGTATTTACAAGGACATGAACAAACTACTGAACTTAGGAGGCTTCGAGTTACAAAAGTGGAGCAGTAATAATGAAAACGTACTCAAATATATGGgtataaataaaagagatgATCATGAGCTGCCCCTTAAAGTGAATAGTTTAGTTAAAGTCCTAGGAGTTAATTGGAATCGAGAGACAGACAATTTTGTGTATTCCCTCAACTTACCAGAAACAAAGGAGCCGATTACTAAACGACGTGTTCTTTCCGATGTTGCTAAATTATATGATCCTCTGGGCTGGATAGCTCCTGTTGTTGTCATAGCAAAATTTATGATACAGAAGTTATGGAAAATGGGACTAGGATGGGACGACACCATAAGCGAAGAGCTGACGTCAGAATGGCTCCAGTTCAGAGATAATCTAGCTCACATTAAAAGTGTTTCCATACCGAGGTGGTTACAATGTTCCAACACATCTACAATCGAGCTGCACGTCTTCGCAGATGCTTCGCAGGCAGAATAA